From one Triticum urartu cultivar G1812 chromosome 3, Tu2.1, whole genome shotgun sequence genomic stretch:
- the LOC125547444 gene encoding anther-specific protein SF18-like, whose amino-acid sequence MASYRLLVILVFSALLLDVAVADTYPADCPYPCLLPPPTPPASSADCPPPPSSPSGSGSGYAYPPPSSSGNSPPTPSSWSYPPPSGGYIPGFYQPPAGGGGGGGGGGGGGGNFGPAPPPPNPILPWYPWYYRSPPSSSATRGSASAVALCLVAAVTATAALVGY is encoded by the coding sequence ATGGCGTCCTACAGGCTGCTCGTGATCCTGGTCTTCTCCGCGCTCCTCCTCGACGTCGCAGTCGCCGACACCTACCCGGCCGACTGCCCCTACCCGTGCCTGCTGCCGCCGCCCACGCCCCCGGCCTCCAGCGCCGACTGCCCGCCGCCACCCTCCTCGCCATCCGGCTCCGGCTCTGGCTACGCGTACCCACCTCCGTCGTCCTCGGGGAACTCCCCGCCGACGCCGTCGTCCTGGAGCTACCCGCCGCCCTCTGGAGGCTACATTCCCGGCTTCTACCAGCCTCCCGCCGGCGggggaggtggtggtggcggaggcGGAGGAGGTGGCGGCAACTTCGGGCctgcgccaccgccgcccaaccCCATCCTGCCGTGGTACCCCTGGTACTACCGGTCCCCGCCGTCCTCGTCCGCGACCAGGGGCAGCGCCTCGGCGGTCGCGCTCTGCTTGGTGGCCGCGGTAACCGCCACTGCTGCCCTCGTCGGTTACTAG